The Neoarius graeffei isolate fNeoGra1 chromosome 7, fNeoGra1.pri, whole genome shotgun sequence genome includes a region encoding these proteins:
- the olig3 gene encoding oligodendrocyte transcription factor 3 has product MNSDSGSSRSSSPDVDEMYTRKTSASSGQSEFTAKMGSEHLSRGAGGADRTSAGVGVGGKYKLKKQVTEEEIQQLRLKINGRERKRMHDLNLAMDGLREVMPYAHGPSVRKLSKIATLLLARNYILMLTSSLDEMKRLVGEIYGGGHHAAFHCGAAAGHGAAHAPVPAAPAVHHALLAPSPASSAAALSAALPALSSIRAPQSLMKTPPTPPLQVGTGFQHWAGLPCPCAICQVPPPAAHVPITSTGLTRLSSDKEAMK; this is encoded by the coding sequence ATGAATTCGGACTCTGGCTCGAGCAGATCCTCTTCTCCGGACGTGGATGAAATGTACACGCGTAAGACTTCCGCGTCCTCGGGCCAGAGCGAGTTCACAGCCAAGATGGGCAGCGAACACTTATCGCGAGGCGCCGGCGGTGCGGACCGGACGTCAGCGGGCGTCGGGGTCGGAGGTAAATACAAGCTGAAGAAGCAAGTGACCGAGGAGGAGATCCAGCAGCTGCGCCTGAAGATCAACGGGCGGGAGCGCAAACGCATGCACGACCTGAACCTGGCTATGGACGGGCTGCGCGAGGTGATGCCGTACGCACACGGGCCGTCCGTGCGCAAGCTCTCCAAGATCGCCACACTGCTGCTGGCGCGGAACTACATCCTCATGCTCACCAGCTCTCTGGACGAGATGAAGAGACTGGTGGGAGAGATCTACGGCGGCGGCCATCACGCAGCTTTCCATTGCGGCGCCGCGGCAGGACACGGTGCCGCGCACGCGCCTGTTCCGGCAGCACCCGCGGTGCACCACGCGCTGCTCGCACCGTCTCCAGCGTCCTCCGCCGCCGCACTGTCCGCCGCACTGCCCGCTCTCAGCTCCATCCGGGCGCCTCAGTCCTTGATGAAAACTCCACCGACTCCTCCGCTACAAGTTGGCACCGGCTTCCAGCACTGGGCAGGACTTCCGTGCCCCTGTGCCATCTGCCAGGTGCCGCCACCCGCCGCACATGTGCCCATCACGTCCACAGGACTCACGAGACTTTCCTCCGACAAGGAGGCCATGAAGTGA